The Flavobacterium praedii genome window below encodes:
- a CDS encoding DUF1186 domain-containing protein, with amino-acid sequence MNSNTIHTKLKISFDNDFISRLYDVTPAQTKLLRELTIRVHGKIDKVLIRKLEKLSKENPNLPQLKNFMSVAYNKLGDFAKSLEINSQLLKEFPDYLHARLNAANHYIHKGEPDSALEYLGENLDLKGMFPNRSEFHFSEVQAYYYSTFLYAIAKRDLPLAENRLSFYKSIDEDNPRIEELEEHLESLKFDLGFDDFGDDFSELIENEPPVTDRVNPPVFNHQEIYELYQLGFKNAKPVLDKILALPRETVIQDLEMVLQDGIERYPYFLDKDWSVFTHSFALHAMFLLMELKATESLMPVLNFLQYDEEFLEFYIGDFLTEEIWQCVYFLGKGQVDLLKEFLMKPGVYTFAKSAVSQALTQIAILENRRTNEIEKVYTEILTFFINAKGEDNVIDPTFIGLMIGDIGDVKLKSLYPLIEALYDLEYVDYSLEGDFENFKKNHNQDEIVTLEYSIKILSVIYSEADFCEESDTVENKDDNYFHSLKNEPKVIQLPVSSVKVNRNDPCPCGSGKKYKKCCG; translated from the coding sequence ATGAATAGCAACACCATTCACACCAAGTTAAAAATATCGTTCGACAATGATTTTATTAGTCGTCTATATGACGTAACACCCGCACAAACTAAATTATTGAGAGAATTAACGATACGGGTACATGGGAAAATTGATAAAGTTTTGATTCGAAAATTAGAAAAACTGTCGAAAGAAAACCCCAATTTACCGCAGTTAAAGAATTTTATGTCTGTGGCTTACAACAAACTTGGTGATTTTGCCAAATCATTGGAAATAAACAGTCAGCTATTAAAAGAATTTCCGGATTATTTACATGCCCGACTTAATGCAGCAAATCATTATATACACAAAGGAGAACCTGATAGTGCTTTGGAATATTTGGGTGAAAATTTAGATTTAAAAGGAATGTTTCCTAATCGTTCAGAATTTCATTTTTCGGAAGTACAAGCTTATTATTATTCAACGTTTCTATATGCCATAGCAAAAAGAGATTTGCCTTTAGCCGAAAATAGATTGTCATTTTACAAATCAATAGACGAAGACAATCCTCGTATCGAAGAACTTGAAGAACATCTAGAAAGTTTAAAATTTGATTTAGGTTTTGATGATTTTGGCGATGATTTTTCAGAATTAATAGAAAATGAGCCTCCTGTAACCGATAGAGTTAATCCCCCAGTTTTTAACCATCAAGAGATTTATGAACTGTATCAATTAGGTTTCAAGAATGCAAAACCAGTACTTGATAAAATTTTAGCACTACCTAGAGAAACTGTTATTCAAGATTTAGAAATGGTTTTACAAGATGGTATAGAGCGCTATCCCTATTTTTTAGATAAGGACTGGTCCGTTTTCACACATTCGTTTGCGTTACATGCGATGTTTCTTTTGATGGAATTAAAAGCGACAGAGAGTTTAATGCCAGTTTTGAATTTTTTACAATATGATGAAGAATTTTTAGAATTTTATATTGGCGATTTTTTAACAGAGGAAATTTGGCAATGTGTGTATTTTCTTGGGAAAGGCCAAGTAGATTTGTTAAAAGAGTTTTTGATGAAACCAGGAGTATATACTTTTGCAAAGTCTGCTGTATCTCAAGCTTTAACACAAATTGCAATCCTTGAAAATCGTAGAACTAATGAAATAGAAAAGGTATATACAGAAATACTAACTTTTTTCATAAATGCTAAAGGGGAAGACAATGTAATAGATCCCACATTTATAGGACTGATGATAGGGGATATTGGTGATGTCAAATTGAAAAGTTTATATCCACTTATTGAAGCTTTATATGATTTAGAATATGTTGATTATAGTTTAGAAGGGGATTTTGAAAATTTTAAAAAAAACCATAATCAAGATGAAATTGTAACTCTTGAATATTCGATAAAAATATTAAGTGTAATCTATTCCGAAGCAGATTTTTGTGAAGAGTCTGATACTGTTGAAAATAAAGACGATAATTATTTTCATTCGCTTAAAAATGAACCAAAAGTCATTCAGTTACCAGTAAGTTCTGTAAAAGTGAATAGAAATGATCCATGTCCTTGTGGAAGTGGCAAAAAGTATAAAAAATGTTGTGGATAA
- a CDS encoding transposase: MKKFQNKYRIPSARLQNWDYGENGAYFITICTKNMACYFGNIVSGPSVETRLIASVHDNDSKCEMQLNELGKIAHRNWENIPNQFPDIELGNFVIMPNHMHGILIINKMKLPSDTVQTRLIASNDDNTETRLIASVHAQNENKIGGFAGDKNPMLNENISRIIRWYKGRCSFEMRKIHADFEWLSRFHDHIIRDSKAFERIQTYIENNPSKWKEDKFHN, from the coding sequence ATGAAAAAATTTCAGAATAAATATCGAATCCCATCCGCCCGATTGCAAAATTGGGATTATGGCGAAAATGGAGCGTATTTCATCACAATATGCACCAAAAATATGGCGTGTTATTTTGGTAATATTGTATCCGGCCCATCCGTAGAGACGCGATTAATCGCGTCTGTACATGATAATGATTCAAAATGCGAAATGCAATTGAATGAATTAGGGAAAATTGCCCATCGCAATTGGGAAAATATTCCAAATCAATTTCCCGATATTGAATTGGGTAATTTTGTGATTATGCCCAATCATATGCATGGGATATTAATAATCAATAAAATGAAATTGCCATCCGATACCGTACAGACGCGATTAATCGCGTCTAATGATGATAATACAGAGACGCGATTAATCGCGTCTGTACATGCGCAAAATGAAAATAAAATAGGTGGATTTGCAGGCGATAAAAATCCGATGCTAAATGAAAATATATCACGCATCATTCGGTGGTATAAAGGAAGATGCAGTTTTGAAATGCGTAAAATTCATGCTGATTTTGAATGGCTTTCACGATTTCACGATCATATTATTAGAGATTCAAAGGCATTCGAAAGAATACAAACCTATATAGAAAACAACCCTTCCAAATGGAAAGAAGATAAATTTCACAACTAA
- a CDS encoding type I restriction endonuclease subunit R, with protein sequence MSHQSEAILENNLIKQLRGLGYASVTIPDGDALVSNLQSQLEAFNETTFTAKEFDAIVNHLAKGNVFEKAKTLRDRFQLTKEDGTSFYVRFFNVEDNSQNLFQVTNQISLEGSYKNRFDVTLLVNGLPLVQIELKRSGLEIKEAFNQINRYQLHSFWSNHGLFQYVQLFVISNGVNTKYLANNKLQSVKQTFFWADTNNKNITELHEFAAAFLNPEHLGKMVSHYIVINETHKVMMVLRPYQYFATEAIIHQIKNSSENAYIWHTTGSGKTLTSFKASQIVMELPEVYKVVFVVDRKDLDFQTMNEFNAFKKDSVDVTDNTQSLVRQLTDTTKLVLTTIQKLNNAVSERFAGKIESLRHKKIVFIFDECHRSQFGETHDRITKFFDKSQLIGFTGTPIFAENASKNDLGKRTTKDLFGNCLHKYVITDAIQDENVLRFGIEYVGKYKNKSNSFIDIEVEDIDKQEVLDSEKRINKIVDYIIAYHNQKTFDRDYSALLAVSSINNVIQYYDLFQKKKEAGEHDLRIATIFTYGTNEDSDQAQDFLPEDEVDFDVLAEPQTSYQGKHTRDKLERYIGDYNTMYGTSYSTKDSDSFQKYFQNISRRLKDREKENFDNEKDRLDIVIVVNMMLTGFDAKKVNTLYVDKNLKQHGLIQAFSRTNRILGEQKSQGNILSFRNLKKATDDAITLFSNKEAIEVVTMPDYEKIAAKFDEALKLLREITPTYQSVNDLESEEAEAQFVQAFRKLMRAMNVLQSYTDFDWEDLLLDEQEFEDYKSKYLDLYEKVKRDNEKQKTSILDDIDFELELIHRDQINVAYILKLLAQLKGAKTPSAVAAQKKAIIDLLGGDIQLRSKRELIQKFIDENMPHIKDGDSIEDEFEKYWQDQKVLALGKLCEDEHLDKAQFKALIDAYIYSGREPIKDEVFQCLDNRPSILQARTIGDRIIAKMKEFVEVFVKGMMA encoded by the coding sequence ATGAGCCATCAATCCGAAGCAATATTAGAAAACAACTTAATCAAGCAATTGCGGGGTTTAGGCTATGCGTCTGTAACCATTCCCGATGGCGATGCTTTGGTTTCCAATCTACAAAGTCAATTAGAAGCTTTTAACGAAACCACTTTTACAGCCAAAGAGTTTGATGCTATCGTCAATCATCTAGCCAAAGGCAATGTTTTTGAAAAAGCCAAAACGCTACGAGACCGTTTTCAATTGACCAAGGAAGATGGCACTTCGTTTTATGTTCGTTTTTTCAATGTGGAAGACAATAGCCAGAATTTATTTCAAGTTACCAATCAAATCAGTCTGGAAGGAAGCTACAAGAACCGTTTTGATGTAACGCTTTTGGTCAATGGTTTGCCATTGGTACAAATAGAACTCAAACGTTCGGGCTTAGAAATTAAAGAAGCGTTTAACCAAATTAATCGCTACCAATTGCATTCTTTTTGGAGCAATCACGGTTTGTTTCAATACGTGCAACTGTTTGTAATCAGTAATGGTGTAAATACCAAATATTTGGCAAACAACAAACTGCAATCGGTCAAACAAACGTTCTTTTGGGCAGATACCAATAATAAAAACATAACCGAGTTGCACGAGTTCGCAGCTGCATTTCTGAACCCGGAACATTTGGGCAAAATGGTGTCTCATTATATCGTGATAAACGAAACACACAAGGTAATGATGGTGTTGCGACCGTATCAATATTTTGCCACAGAAGCGATAATTCATCAAATCAAAAACTCAAGCGAGAACGCCTACATTTGGCACACCACAGGTTCGGGTAAAACTTTAACCTCGTTCAAGGCAAGCCAAATTGTGATGGAATTACCTGAGGTGTACAAAGTTGTTTTTGTTGTGGACCGTAAAGATTTGGATTTCCAGACCATGAATGAATTCAACGCTTTCAAAAAAGATAGTGTTGATGTCACGGATAATACACAATCCTTGGTTCGGCAATTAACGGATACTACCAAGTTGGTTCTGACTACGATTCAGAAATTAAACAATGCCGTTTCAGAACGTTTTGCTGGTAAAATAGAGTCGTTGCGCCATAAGAAAATCGTTTTTATTTTTGATGAATGCCACCGTTCCCAGTTTGGAGAAACCCACGATAGAATTACCAAATTCTTTGACAAAAGTCAGTTAATCGGTTTTACAGGAACGCCCATATTTGCCGAAAACGCTTCCAAGAATGATTTAGGAAAACGCACCACCAAAGATTTGTTTGGTAATTGCTTGCACAAATACGTGATTACGGATGCCATTCAGGATGAAAACGTATTGCGCTTTGGGATTGAATATGTGGGGAAATACAAAAACAAGAGCAATTCTTTTATCGACATAGAAGTCGAAGATATAGACAAGCAAGAGGTTTTGGATTCGGAAAAGCGAATCAACAAAATCGTCGATTATATTATTGCCTATCACAATCAGAAAACCTTTGATAGAGATTATTCAGCCCTTTTGGCGGTAAGCAGTATCAATAATGTGATTCAGTATTACGATCTATTCCAAAAAAAGAAAGAAGCTGGAGAACACGATTTGCGTATTGCCACTATTTTTACCTATGGTACCAATGAAGATTCAGACCAAGCACAGGATTTCCTTCCCGAAGATGAAGTCGATTTTGATGTTTTGGCAGAACCACAAACCAGTTATCAGGGAAAGCATACCCGAGATAAATTAGAAAGATATATTGGAGATTATAATACAATGTATGGCACCAGCTATTCTACAAAAGACAGTGATTCTTTTCAAAAATATTTTCAAAATATCAGCAGAAGATTAAAAGACCGTGAGAAGGAGAATTTTGACAATGAGAAAGACCGTTTGGATATTGTAATTGTTGTGAATATGATGCTTACCGGTTTTGATGCCAAAAAAGTAAATACGCTTTATGTGGATAAAAATTTGAAGCAACACGGTTTGATACAAGCATTTTCGAGAACGAATCGAATCCTTGGAGAACAGAAGTCACAAGGAAATATTTTGTCCTTCAGGAACCTCAAAAAAGCTACCGACGATGCTATTACTTTGTTTTCAAATAAAGAGGCGATTGAAGTCGTTACCATGCCCGATTATGAAAAAATAGCAGCGAAGTTTGATGAAGCTTTGAAACTCCTACGAGAAATTACACCAACCTACCAAAGCGTAAATGATTTGGAAAGTGAAGAAGCAGAAGCTCAATTTGTACAAGCTTTCCGAAAATTAATGCGAGCCATGAACGTTTTGCAATCCTACACCGATTTTGATTGGGAGGATTTACTGTTAGACGAGCAGGAATTTGAAGATTATAAAAGCAAGTATTTAGATTTATACGAAAAAGTAAAACGGGACAACGAAAAACAAAAAACTTCGATTCTTGATGACATTGATTTTGAATTGGAGTTAATCCATCGTGACCAAATCAACGTGGCCTATATCCTGAAATTGTTAGCACAATTGAAAGGAGCAAAAACACCATCGGCAGTTGCCGCACAAAAGAAAGCCATCATTGATTTATTGGGTGGTGATATTCAGTTAAGAAGCAAGCGAGAGCTGATTCAGAAGTTTATCGATGAAAATATGCCCCACATCAAAGACGGTGATTCCATTGAAGATGAATTTGAAAAATACTGGCAAGACCAAAAAGTATTGGCACTAGGCAAACTTTGCGAAGACGAACACCTGGACAAAGCGCAATTCAAAGCCTTAATTGATGCCTACATCTACAGTGGTCGCGAACCCATCAAAGATGAGGTTTTCCAATGCCTAGACAACAGACCAAGTATTCTGCAAGCCAGAACAATTGGCGATCGTATCATTGCCAAAATGAAGGAGTTTGTTGAAGTTTTTGTTAAGGGGATGATGGCGTAA
- a CDS encoding restriction endonuclease subunit S, whose protein sequence is MQQLFSGKLRFKDENGKDYPDWEEKKLGDVCEIVGGGTPDTNISEYWGGEIQWFTPTEIKSDFVSSSIRTITELGLQKSSAKKLPIGTILLTTRATIGEVSIAREECSTNQGFQSLIARKGNSNIFIFNWIKQNKHELTSRANGSTFPEISKTAIEKIFLNVPSFKEQQKIANFLSSIDTKIETVNGEIGKTQLFKKGLLQQMFV, encoded by the coding sequence ATGCAACAATTGTTCTCCGGTAAATTAAGGTTTAAAGACGAGAACGGAAAGGATTATCCGGATTGGGAGGAGAAAAAGTTGGGGGATGTTTGTGAAATTGTTGGTGGAGGAACACCAGATACTAATATTTCAGAATATTGGGGAGGAGAAATTCAGTGGTTTACACCAACAGAAATTAAATCTGATTTTGTTTCAAGTAGTATTAGAACAATAACAGAATTAGGTTTACAAAAATCCTCAGCTAAGAAATTACCTATTGGAACAATCCTTCTTACTACAAGAGCTACAATTGGTGAAGTTTCAATAGCACGAGAAGAATGTTCAACAAATCAAGGGTTTCAATCGTTAATTGCAAGAAAAGGAAATAGTAATATTTTTATATTTAATTGGATAAAACAAAACAAGCATGAATTAACTTCTAGAGCTAATGGTTCTACTTTTCCTGAAATTAGTAAAACTGCAATTGAGAAAATATTTTTAAATGTACCTTCTTTTAAAGAACAACAAAAAATCGCCAATTTTTTATCGAGTATTGATACAAAAATAGAAACCGTGAATGGGGAAATAGGAAAAACGCAATTATTCAAAAAAGGGTTGTTGCAGCAAATGTTTGTGTAA
- a CDS encoding transposase has translation MQKFKGKYRIDTARAKWWDYKNEGNYFITICTKNRAHLFGYVNDGEMKLNEYGKIVSDCWYDLPNHYSNIILDEFQIMPNHIHCIVGVDNSNSIFPVETGFKPVCTSNDSANDSANDSTDISENKEKKIHGIFEFIRALKTFSSRRINEMRDTKGVSNWQERFHDHIIRDEMEYNRIKNYIINNPKNWSEDCFFDK, from the coding sequence ATGCAAAAATTTAAAGGTAAATACCGCATTGATACCGCTAGAGCAAAATGGTGGGATTACAAGAATGAGGGGAATTATTTTATAACAATTTGTACCAAAAATCGAGCGCATTTATTTGGATATGTAAACGATGGCGAAATGAAATTGAACGAATATGGTAAAATTGTTTCCGATTGTTGGTATGATTTGCCCAATCATTATAGCAATATTATATTGGATGAATTTCAAATAATGCCCAATCATATTCATTGTATTGTTGGGGTGGATAATTCCAATTCGATTTTCCCCGTAGAGACGGGTTTCAAACCCGTCTGTACTTCTAATGATTCCGCCAATGATTCCGCCAATGATTCCACCGATATTTCAGAAAATAAAGAAAAAAAAATTCACGGTATATTTGAATTTATACGTGCATTAAAAACATTTTCGTCTAGAAGAATTAATGAAATGCGAGATACCAAAGGAGTTTCTAATTGGCAGGAGCGATTTCATGACCATATCATTAGAGATGAAATGGAATACAATAGAATAAAAAACTACATCATAAATAATCCTAAAAATTGGAGTGAGGATTGTTTTTTTGATAAATAA